Proteins from a single region of Haemorhous mexicanus isolate bHaeMex1 chromosome 4, bHaeMex1.pri, whole genome shotgun sequence:
- the HS3ST1 gene encoding heparan sulfate glucosamine 3-O-sulfotransferase 1 translates to MAAFLLGAVLLIVQPQIVPSRPALNSNAETSSQSVQRELLKKTSQKNDFKENIHSNGSCQQLPQTIIIGVRKGGTRALLEMLSLHPDIAAAESEVHFFDWEDHYRNGLQWYINQMPFSYPHQITVEKTPAYFTSPKVPERVYNMNQSMRLLLILRDPSERVLSDYTQVFYNHMQKHKPYPSIEQFLIKNGELNVDYKAINRSLYYIHMQNWLKYFPLDHIHIVDGDKLIKDPFPEIEKVERFLKLSPQINASNFYFNKTKGFYCLRDSGRERCLHESKGRAHPQVDTRLLEKLQEYFHEPNKKFFELVGRTFDWHTFVAS, encoded by the coding sequence ATGGCAGCttttctgctgggagctgtgttgCTTATTGTTCAACCTCAGATAGTGCCTTCCAGACCAGCTCTAAATTCAAATGCTGAGACTTCTTCTCAGTCTGTTCAGAGAgagcttttaaagaaaacatctcAGAAAAATGACTTCAAGGAAAACATTCATTCTAATGGATCATGTCAGCAGCTGCCACAGACTATTATTATTGGAGTGAGAAAAGGTGGAACAAGAGCTTTGTTAGAGATGTTGAGTCTCCATCCAGATAttgcagcagcagaaagtgAAGTTCACTTCTTTGACTGGGAAGATCATTACAGGAATGGATTGCAATGGTATATTAATCAAATGCCATTCTCATATCCCCATCAGATCACCGTGGAAAAAACTCCAGCATATTTCACATCACCTAAAGTGCCTGAAAGAGTTTATAACATGAACCAATCCATGAGACTACTCCTTATTTTAAGAGACCCAAGCGAGAGAGTACTGTCAGATTATACCCAAGTGTTCTACAACCACATGCAGAAGCACAAGCCGTACCCATCCATTGAGCAATTCCTGATAAAAAATGGTGAACTCAATGTGGACTACAAGGCAATAAACAGAAGCTTATACTACATTCACATGCAGAACTGGCTGAAGTATTTTCCTCTTGATCATATCCACATTGTAGATGGGGATAAACTAATCAAGGATCCCTTTCCAGAAATAGAAAAGGTAGAGAGATTTCTGAAGCTATCACCACAGATAAATGCTTCAAacttttatttcaataaaactAAGGGGTTCTACTGCCTGAGGGACAGTGGTAGAGAGCGCTGTTTACACGAGTCCAAAGGACGAGCGCACCCACAAGTAGACACCCGGTTACTTGAGAAACTGCAGGAATATTTCCATGAACCCAACAAGAAGTTCTTTGAGCTTGTGGGCAGAACATTCGACTGGCACACATTTGTGGCAAGTTAG